In Streptomyces liangshanensis, the DNA window CGCGATCGGCATCGGCCTGCCGGGGCCTGTCAGCTTCCGGGAGGGGGTTCCCGTCTCGCCGCCGATCATGGCGGGCTGGAACCGCTACCCCGTACGGGACACCCTCGCCCGTGCCCATGACTGCCCGGTGGTCGTGGACAACGACGTGAACGTGATGGCGCTGGGCGAGCAGCACAGCGGGGTGGCCAGGACCGTCGAGCACCTGCTCTTCGTCAAGATCGGCAGCGGCATCGGCTCGGGGGTCCAGCACCACGGCCACATCTACCGCGGCGCGGCGGGGGCCGCCGGGGACATCGGGCACATCCAGGTCGAGTCGGACGGTCCCGTCTGTTCGTGCGGCAACTTCGGCTGCCTGGAGGCGTACTTCGGCGGGACGGCGCTCGCCAGGGACGCCACCGCGGCCGCCCGGGACGGCCGTTCGCCGGCCCTCGCCGACCGGCTCGCCGAGCGGGGCGCGCTGACCGCCGTCGACGTCGGTGAGTGCGCGGCGGGCGGGGACAGCACGTGTGTCACCCTCATCCGCGACGGCGGCCACCGGGTGGGGCAGGTCCTGGCCACCCTGGTCAGCTTCATGAACCCGTCCATGATCGTCATCGGCGGCGGGCTGTCGGGGCTCGGCTACGTCCTGCTGTCCGAGATCCGCAGTGTGGTGTACAAACGCTCGCTGCCCCTCGCCACCGGCAACCTGCCGATCGTGATGTCGGAGCTGGGGCCGCGGGCGGGGGTCGTCGGCGCGGCGCTGCTGGCCAGCGAGCTGGCGTACGGCGGAGGGGTCTGGCCGCACCCGAGCTGACCGCGCTCCCCCGGTACGACCCCGGTCCCCCGGGCCCGTACGGCGCCGTCCCGCAGCGGTGCTTCCCGCTGTCTGCGACTACGATGAAAGTCGCAGATGCGACAGACACGCGCGTACAGGTACGTACAGGTACAGGGGCGTACAGGCGGCCCCCACGGCGCAGCTGGTCGCGGTGGAGCCGTGACAGCGGATCGGACGCACATGAGCAGTGGATTCATGGGTCCGGAGGGCTACGGCCCCGACCCGTTCAGTGACTTCCTCTCCCGCATCCTCGGTTACGGTGCGAACAACGGCGGCCAGGGACGGCCGCCACCCCGGCAGGCGGACATCGCCCGGCTGATGAGCGAACCGGCCAGGGAACTGGTCGCGGCGGCGGCCAGCTACGCGGCGGAGCACGGCAGCCCGGAACTGGGCACGGAACACCTGCTGCACGCGGCGCTCACGGCCGAGCCGACCCGCGCCCTGCTGGAGCAGGCCGGCGCGGACCCGGACGCCCTGGCCGCGGAGATCGACCGGAGTGTGGGCTCGGGCCCGCAGCAGAAGTCCGTGTCCGTCACCCCGGCGGTGAAACGGGCCCTGCTCGGCGCCCACGAACTGGCGCGGGCGACCGGCTCCTCGTACATCGGTCCCGAGCACGTCCTCGGCGCGCTCGCGGCCAATCCCGACTCGGCGGCGGGGCGGATCCTGAACGTGGTCCGCTTCACGCCGCCCGCCGCCCAGCACGGCGGCGTCGGCCCGCAGCCTCCCGGCATGGAGCAGGGCACGGGGCAGCAGCACGGCACGCCGACCCTCGACAAGTACAGCCGCGACCTGACCGACCTCGCCCGGACGGGCCGGATCGACCCGGTCATCGGCCGCGAGGAGCAGATCGAGCAGACCATCGAGGTGCTCTCCCGGCGCGGCAAGAACAACCCCGTCCTCATCGGTGACGCCGGGGTCGGCAAGACGGCCATCGTGGAGGGACTCGCGCAGCGGATCGGCGACGGGGACGTGCCGGGCACGCTGCACGACCGGCGGGTCGTCGCCCTGGACCTGTCGGGCGTGGTCGCCGGCACCCGTTTCCGGGGCGACTTCGAGGAGCGGCTCGGCGCCATCATCGACGAGATCCGCTCCCACTCCGACGAGCTGATCGTCTTCATCGACGAGCTGCACACCGTGGTCGGCGCGGGAGGCGGCGGTTCCGAGGGGTCGGGCAGCGACGCGAGCCAGATGCTCAAGCCGGCGCTCGCCCGGGGCGAGCTGCACGTCATCGGCGCCACCACCCTGGAGGAGTACCGCCGTTACATCGAGAAGGACGCCGCGCTCGCCCGGCGCTTCCAGGCGATCCTGGTGCCCGAGCCCACCGCGCCGGACGCGGTGGAGATCCTGCGGGGGCTCCAGGACCGGTACGAGGCCCACCACCAGGTCCGCTACACGAACGAGGCACTGCTCGCGGCCGTCGAGCTCTCCGACCGGTACATCACCGACCGCTTCCTGCCCGACAAGGCCATCGACCTGATCGACCAGGCCGGTGCCCGGGTGCGGCTGCGTTCGCGGACGAAGGCCACCGACGTACGGGACCTGGAGCGCGAGGCGGAGCAGCTGACCAGGGACAAGGACCAGGCGGTGGCCTCGGAGCAGTACGAGCGGGCCACCGAGCTGCGGGACCGGATCAACGAACTGGTCGACCGGATCGGGGCGGAGGACGGCCGGAGCGAGGGCGACGGCCACATCGTGGAGGTGTCGGCGGAGGACATCGCCGAGGTGGTGTCCCGGCAGACGGGCATCCCGGTCAGCAGTCTGACCGAGGAGGAGAAGACGCGGCTCCTCGGCATCGAGGAACACCTGCACACCCGGGTGGTGGGGCAGGACGCGGCGGTCTCGGCGGTGTCGGACGCGATCCTGCGCTCCCGGGCGGGCCTGGCCGACCCCAACCGCCCGATCGGGAGCTTCCTCTTCCTCGGACCGACCGGCGTGGGCAAGACCGAACTGGCGAGGGCGCTGGCGGAGGCTCTGTTCGGCAGCGAGGACCGCATGGTGCGCGTCGACATGAGCGAGTACCAGGAGCGGCACACGGTCAGCCGGCTCGTCGGGGCCCCGCCGGGATACGTGGGGCACGAGGACGCCGGGCAGCTCACCGAGGCCGTACGGCGGCACCCGTACTCGCTGCTCCTGCTCGACGAGGTGGAGAAGGCGCACCCCGATGTCTTCAACCTGCTGCTCCAGGTGTTCGACGAGGGGCATCTGACGGACTCCCAGGGCCGCCGGGTCGACTTCAAGAACACGGTGGTCGTCATGACGAGCAACCTGGGCTCGGACGCCCTCAGCGGCGGCCGCGGCTCGCTCGGCTTCGCCTCCCCGGACGCCTCCGACGACGGGCAGCCGGGTGGCGCGGGCGGTTCGCGGACCCGGTCGGCGGCGGAGGAACGCGCGCTCGGCGCGCTGCGTGAGCACTTCCGGCCGGAGTTCCTCAACCGCCTGGACGAGGTGATCATCTTCCGCCGCCTCACCGACCAGCAGCTCAGGGAGGTGACGGGACTGCTCCTGGAGGCCACCCGCCGCCGGCTGCGCGCGCAGGACATCACGATCGAGTTCGCGCCGGAGGCCGTCGACTGGATCACGCGGCGGGGCCATCAGCCGGAGTACGGCGCGCGTCCGCTGCGCCGCACGATCCAGCGCGAGGTCGACAACGCCCTGTCCCGGCTGCTGCTGGACGGCGCGCTCGCCTCCGGGGCGCATGTGCGGGTGACCGTGGAGGACGAGCACCTGGCGTTCCGCACGACGGCCATGGCCTGACGCAGTGGTGTGCGGGGGCGGACTGCTCGTGTGCGGGGGCGGGCCGCTGGGCCGGGAGGCTCAGTCGGACCGCCGCATGAGGGCGTTCAGCTCCCCGTACTCCAGGCCCCCGGCGAGACCGCTGTAGGTGCCGGTGGTCAGCAGCTCCTCGGTGGCACGGCGGACCACCGCGTAGGCGGACAGGGCGACCGAGGAGCCGAGGCTGATCCTGGCGGCACCGCGCCGCGCGAGGTCGGCGACGGAGGGTGCGCCGGAACCCACCAGGATGTTGACGGGGGCGTCGATCCCGTCCGTGAGGGCGGCGACCTCGGCCAGGTCGGTGATGCCGGGCACGAAGATCCCGTCGGCGCCGGCCGCCAGGTACGTACGCGCGCGCTCCAGTGTCTCCTTGAGGCGTACGGACGGGTCGAGCGCGCCCGACAGGTAGGTGTCCGTGCGGGCGTTGATGAACAGGGGTACGCCGGTGGCGTCGGCGGCCTCGCGTGCGGCGGCGATGCGCCCGGCCTGTTCGGCGGCCGGGCGGAGCGGGAACGCCGGGTCCGTGTGGGCGTCCTCGATGTTGACGCCGACGGCGCCGGCGGCGATCACCCGGGCGACGGTCTCGCCCACCTCGGCGGCGGTGGCGCCGAAGCCCGACTCGATGTCGGCGCTCACGGGCACGTCCACGGCGGCGGCGATCCGGGCGACCAGGTCGACGGCCCGCTCGCGGTCGATCGCGTTGCCGTCGGCCGCGCCGAGGCTCCAGGCGACCCCGGCGCTGGTCGTGGCGACCGCCGGTGATCCGGCGGCCTCGATCAGGCGGGCGCTCGCCACGTCCCAGGCGTTCGCGAGGACCAGGGGGGCGGAGGGGCGGTGGAGGGTACGGAAGGCGCGGGCGCGGGTGTGCTGTGTGGTCATGACGACCATGGGACCATCCGGTCCCGGTGCGGGGCTGGCAGGTTTGCGACAAGGACGTCCGGCGCCGGGACTCTTTGCCGAACCGGCAAGTTTTCTGCACCGGGCCGCGCTCGTGGCAGATGCTCGTG includes these proteins:
- a CDS encoding ROK family transcriptional regulator, which produces MSLLRDNGPLSRAQLADRVEVPRPRLLAELDRMVAAGRVLEAGPAASRGGRRSTLVRLAPGLRFAAVDLGASSIDIEITDGGLDPVASCSEVADIRSGPVAVLDRVSELLGGMRERGHYTRLDAIGIGLPGPVSFREGVPVSPPIMAGWNRYPVRDTLARAHDCPVVVDNDVNVMALGEQHSGVARTVEHLLFVKIGSGIGSGVQHHGHIYRGAAGAAGDIGHIQVESDGPVCSCGNFGCLEAYFGGTALARDATAAARDGRSPALADRLAERGALTAVDVGECAAGGDSTCVTLIRDGGHRVGQVLATLVSFMNPSMIVIGGGLSGLGYVLLSEIRSVVYKRSLPLATGNLPIVMSELGPRAGVVGAALLASELAYGGGVWPHPS
- a CDS encoding ATP-dependent Clp protease ATP-binding subunit, which encodes MSSGFMGPEGYGPDPFSDFLSRILGYGANNGGQGRPPPRQADIARLMSEPARELVAAAASYAAEHGSPELGTEHLLHAALTAEPTRALLEQAGADPDALAAEIDRSVGSGPQQKSVSVTPAVKRALLGAHELARATGSSYIGPEHVLGALAANPDSAAGRILNVVRFTPPAAQHGGVGPQPPGMEQGTGQQHGTPTLDKYSRDLTDLARTGRIDPVIGREEQIEQTIEVLSRRGKNNPVLIGDAGVGKTAIVEGLAQRIGDGDVPGTLHDRRVVALDLSGVVAGTRFRGDFEERLGAIIDEIRSHSDELIVFIDELHTVVGAGGGGSEGSGSDASQMLKPALARGELHVIGATTLEEYRRYIEKDAALARRFQAILVPEPTAPDAVEILRGLQDRYEAHHQVRYTNEALLAAVELSDRYITDRFLPDKAIDLIDQAGARVRLRSRTKATDVRDLEREAEQLTRDKDQAVASEQYERATELRDRINELVDRIGAEDGRSEGDGHIVEVSAEDIAEVVSRQTGIPVSSLTEEEKTRLLGIEEHLHTRVVGQDAAVSAVSDAILRSRAGLADPNRPIGSFLFLGPTGVGKTELARALAEALFGSEDRMVRVDMSEYQERHTVSRLVGAPPGYVGHEDAGQLTEAVRRHPYSLLLLDEVEKAHPDVFNLLLQVFDEGHLTDSQGRRVDFKNTVVVMTSNLGSDALSGGRGSLGFASPDASDDGQPGGAGGSRTRSAAEERALGALREHFRPEFLNRLDEVIIFRRLTDQQLREVTGLLLEATRRRLRAQDITIEFAPEAVDWITRRGHQPEYGARPLRRTIQREVDNALSRLLLDGALASGAHVRVTVEDEHLAFRTTAMA
- a CDS encoding isocitrate lyase/PEP mutase family protein, encoding MTTQHTRARAFRTLHRPSAPLVLANAWDVASARLIEAAGSPAVATTSAGVAWSLGAADGNAIDRERAVDLVARIAAAVDVPVSADIESGFGATAAEVGETVARVIAAGAVGVNIEDAHTDPAFPLRPAAEQAGRIAAAREAADATGVPLFINARTDTYLSGALDPSVRLKETLERARTYLAAGADGIFVPGITDLAEVAALTDGIDAPVNILVGSGAPSVADLARRGAARISLGSSVALSAYAVVRRATEELLTTGTYSGLAGGLEYGELNALMRRSD